The DNA segment atcactcactaaacatgtgcttaattgtcttagatgatcacattatgcactttggtggtttggatgtcttctcaagtgtctctgtgtTTCTTTGAACTCCAGCAATATGTCACACCTTTAAATAACtcagtggagaggtatttatagcctcaaacccaacaactagccatttttccaacggctcagaaaaactgttaacaccggatgatccgatgagaatagtagtagtaacaccggatcatccgatgagtacatctttagaaactagccgttggaaccacCACTCAAAGCttttgtgaacatcggacactccggtgtatatttcatcttcatcactggactatccggtgagttatgtTGAGCCAGACTGCACTACTTTTTCTCTGTGCAAAACACTTTGTTGTAAGCCTCTGGTGCACTTCCTCTTGACACAAGACCACCGGGTTAGTTCATCTTCGTTCTTCGTCACTTGAAatcgtctctgcaagaaatactctgttGTATATCTTTTGTTGATCAtcggatcttccggtgagttTAACTTATTCTGTCCTGAGCCAAAATACTCTGGTAtgcaccttcttcatcaacaccAAAATCCGGCGAAGTcttcagccttctccccctttgacacAGATGCTCCGATGAGTTTAATTTCTtctgcaccagactatccgatgagttatcttcCTAGGACTTGTCTACTTCAGTCTATGTTTGTTCCGACTatgatgacttcttcatgtattatgTCCATGAGacttaataaaatatatacttgataaacatattagtctcaatgactatactATCATTATTcactaaaattacaatcataatctaataggatcatttttaCTACATTAATACTCCACaattttttgaacaaaaatATAGCCTGTAAGATGGGATgctgaaaattttcttttttttcttattacacatgtaattatttgagttgaaattttatgGAGCATGAGATTATAAAATCTTATatcctataattttttaaaacttcatgactattttgatagtattttaaCAATTTTCAAAATACTATCTTAAAtagtcttaaaaaaaatcaaaaataagtTATAATGTAGAGATGCCATAATCCAACACTGCCCATAATTTTGTAGTGTGACTGCGTTAAGTAATCGGATTAGGTTGTTGCAGTTTTGATCAGACTGGGTCTTTGCGTTAATCCGATCGATGGCAACAAATCGCGTGTGCAAGACTAGGTATGTACTAGTATCCACGGACCGCTGCCATGACGAGCCACCGTGTCCGCGAGACACAGAGGCCGGAGGACACTTGCTCGTTCCCGAGGAAGGTGAACTTGCACGGTGAGCGGCGGCGCACCGAGCGAGCGGGCGCCGCGGTGACATTTTTTCCCGTCCTGCCCACCGGCAGCTGGGATGCAAACGCCTGTGCTGTGCACTGGTGCATGGCCCTGGGCCTTCACGTTGGTCCTTGGACGATATCCTTCTGCCAGCCCTTCCAAAATGCAGTTTCGCGTTAGATCACGACTTCCATTGCCCCACTCGAAACGCTGATGAGAAAAAGGCTTCAAGGGTGCAATCAGGAAATCTTCAAGGGTCTGACATCCAGTGTTCCTCGTGTAATCTCTAGTATAATCAGTCATCTTAATTGACCTTTGGTCTCACCGCTTTATATCGATAGATGATAAGGGCGCTGTTAGCCAATGGCGCTCCTTCTTCTCTGCCTCCTCCTTGTAAACCGAACCTCGGTCTGACCAGGTTGAGACTGTTTTCTGAATGAAATTTCAGGTGTGGACTCTCTCCCTTTAGATTGCTTAAAAAAACTCGATTTCTCACCATTGATGGCGATAACCATTAGCCAACATATGTGACGTCAAAATGCTGAGATGTATTTTGCATCTATGGCATTCCATTGGAGGATTAGGCCATGAGTTCATTCACAACTTATTGTTAGACAGGCATGTCTGCGCCACTTCTCCTGCCGCATGCGCCGGCCCTTCCGGCCCGTGCCGATTGTGCGAATCACACGTTTCCTTTGGTTGTGACCGGATATCGTCCCTTCCAAATATATTGTTTCTATTAATCGTGTGTAGAGGATATCCGGACcagcctatatatatatatataacctcATGATGATTATTCAAACAACCCCAATTACGCGTGAATATTTTCCTTTCACACCTATGACCCGGCATTTCATGGATAGAGCATGGCTCTATGGTTGGAAACCTGTGAGCAGCCGCaggaagaaaattatatgagatccTCTGCAGAAAGGCCTCCGTGAGACCCTGATCCACGCCGTTCGTTCTGGATCCAACGGTCTGATTAAACACAGGTGAGAGAAGGAGAGGACACGTGTCACACGGAGATATGGGTCTTTCTGTGAGACCCGGTCTCATATAATTTGCCTCTGCAGCTGCATCGGTAGTTGGGAGGAATCGGGGTTTTTGATGCATGGTCAATTTAGTCAAAAAGTATAtctgatcataaatacttatcacttTAAATTTTTTACGATATTCGATACGTAaatttgaatattatttttctattaaaatatagttataatatctaataaaaatataacattATAAAAGTTTTTTCAATATAAATCTACatctataatttttatgtttccaaataAATATTCTATAAACTATTGATGATCAAATTTTAATCTACACGAATTATTTATGACCGGATGGAGTATATTACAGTCACATTCATATGTTGCCGGGGCAATCACTCAACCTATTGAGTTAAAAATACTACATTTAAACTACTGCAACTACACACATGTTTAAGAAGAACAACAAGCAACAAAAACAACTtttttcttgcagaaattgtCGAAAAAACCAGAACCTGGACATGACGTATATACATGTGATTTATAACAACTCCCGAATGAATAATCAAATCGCAGAATAAAGAGTCGAGACAAGAATAGCGGTACTCGTATAGTCTGCAGCAATAACCGAAACAATAACAATCTTTGCATGAATCAAACTGAGCACGGGTTGCTAATCTCCAAGCAAGAAAGCACAAACGCAGGTACTCGATCACCATTCATCAGTACTTGACCCTGCACCGGTCGCCGGGGGGAAGAGCGCCACCGACTCCGCCGCCCTGGCCCTCTGCCTTGACCGGAATGCTCAGCAAGCACCATATCTTCGGCTTCTGCCGCAGCTTGAATATCCTGAACACGTACCTCACCCGCACGTGCACGTCCAGCTCCAAGCTCACCGGCCCGTCGcccttcttcatctccttctccagctcCCCCGCGACGTCGCCGGCGACGCCGACGCCCCTCCCGGCGAACTCCAGCTTCACGACGTCGGTGGTCTTCCGGCGCTGGTAGAACTCGGACGGGGAGGTGTCGTTGGCGGCAGGGCCGATGACGGCGTCGCGGAAGCGGAGCTGGGCGTCGATGGTGTCGTAGTAGATGTTGACGCGGACGCTGGGGTTGTAGAGGCTGAGGCTGATGGCGAGGTGGTAGGAGaccgcggcggtggaggagccgTTGGAGACGGTGAGGTTTGAGAGGGTGGCGGAGTCAACGGTGGCGCGTATGTGGTGGGGCTGGAAGATGGCCCAGTAGATGAGCACGAATAAGCCGGCAGAGAGGAGGGGCGCGAGGATTCTGCAGCAGCACCTCATCACGCAGGTGTCGCAGCAGCCGCCGGACAGGAGGGAGGAGCTTGCTTAGCTAGCTGCTGCCTCGCCGGTTGGTTTTGTCGGTCAAAGGGGGAGGGAGAGCAGGGCTTCTGGGCTTTATGTATTGGGTTTCGAGCTGGCAGCTAAGCTCGGGATACAATAAGATATTTTAAAActgaaaatagatatttaaattattttattttactctataaattttaaattctaCGGATGTTGAAGATGAAGCTTTGCTAAACAGATTCCAAATATGGAGCTATTGACCACGCTGGTCTGGACTAAAGTTTAACCTTGGCATCTCCTCAGAGTTTAGGGGTAGAATGAAATTTTCGGTTAGCCTTTTAGTTTAGTTGTAAGTTCCTTGCTGATAATTATCAATtgatcttgagttcttgaccAGCCCATGGTAGCATTGGGAGCCACTTTAGTTTATCGACATAGAGAGACGACATTCTTGGCTAGTTGGCTAGTTGCGGACATGAGGGAACAAAACCAATGCAAGAAGCCTCTTCGCCATGGCATTTTTGGGCGCTCTCAGAGTCTCTCGTCTTTTGTATATTCGTTGCGTGCTAATGCCAATAGGATATGCAAGGCTCAACCGTAAGCTGGTGTGGCTGCGTTGAGTAATTGGATTGGGTTGTTGCAGTTTGGATCAGACTGCTGCTGGGTCTGCGTCCATCCGATCGATGGCGACGAACCGCGTGCGCAAGCTGCAGGCCGCGCTGCCATGACGAGCCACCGTGTCCGCGAGACACAGAGGCCGGAGGACACTTGCGCGTTCCCGAGGAAGGTGAACTTGCACGGTGAGCGGCGGCGCACCGAGCGAGCGCCGCGGTGACAATTTTTCCCGTCCTGCCCACCGGCTGCTGGGATGCAAACGCCCGCACCTTCTGCCAGCGCTAACCTGGTTCCACCAGGCTGTCTCCGTTCGCCCCGTTCCGGCACTGATCCACCGGCGGCGGCCCCTGCCGCCCTGCTTGCTGCTGCCTGTCTCCTCCGCCGGGCCTGCCTGCCTCCCACGACTATCTCTCTTAGTCGGGGAGCGGTGAAGAAGATGACCGTCGACTAAACAAATACACGTGTTTTCAGTCGCTTGAGAAGCAACCCTTTTCTTTGATAATTTGCTGAAAGAACCAGACTGTACATGACACATGTTCATGCGATTTATAGCAACTCCCAAATGAATAGTCCAATAGCAGAACCGTGACTGAACAATACTAATAGTAGTTCTAGTATACTTTACAGCAGTAGTTAATTAACCCAAACAATAATAATCTTTAATTTGCATGAATCAAACTGAAAACCGTACCGGTCACTGAACTCCAAGCAAGGAAGCATGCATGCACCAACGCAAGTACTCGATGATCATACATCAGTACTTGACCCTACACCGGTCGCCGGACGTAAGAGCACCAccgacgccgccgcctcggccctttGCCTTGACCGGAATGCTCAGCGAACACCGTATCCTTGGCTTCTGCCGCAGCTTGAAGGCCCTGAACACGTACCTCACGCGCACGCGCACGTCCAGCTCCAAGGTCACTGGCCCATCGcccttcatctccttctccagctcCCCCGCGACGTCGCCGGCGACGCCGACGCCCCTCCCGGCGAACTCCAGCTTCACGACGTCGGTGGTCTTCCGGCGCTGGTAGAACTCGGACGGGGAGGTGTCGTTGGCGGCAGGGCCGATGACGGCGTCGCGGAAGCGGAGCTGGGCGTCGATGGTGTCGTAGTAGATGTTGACGCGGACGCTGGGGTTGTAGAGGCTGAGGCTGACGGCGAGGTGGTAGGAGaccgcggcggcggagacggTGAGGTTTGAGAGGGTGGCGGAGTCGACGGTGGCGCGTATGTGGTGGGGCTGGAAGGGAGCCCAGTAGATGAGCACGAGGAAGCCACCCAATAAGATGAACCCGCAGATGCCGCTGCAGCACCCCTTCGCGGCGCCGGACATGGTGTAGGGCAGGAGAAGAACGAAGCTTGCTGCTGCCTCCCGATCGAGCTGGTTGGTCTTGTTGGGCAACCCGGCCGAGCTGATTGTGATTTGGCGTCTTGGCCGGCCGGGCTATCATGTACTGGTGATTTGGAGCTGGGATGCTGGGGAATTTAATACCTAGCTAATGATCAGGGTTTGGAATATTCTAATCACATGTCCAAAGAAATGGTAGTGGTATACCATTTTAAGTCTGGAATATGTACACTTCAAAAAGTTTAGACATGCACATTCTATACGTGTATATATAGGTCTGTCTATGTGTCTTTcgaatgaatttttttttgccaaatcaCTCAAATTTTAGCCGTACATCAACATCAGGATAGCTCCACAAACCACCAAATATCAGGATAGCTTTGTTGGGCCTATACAGCTATGAAacgttttctttttctttttctgtttcACAGataaccaagttcaagaacaTGGGCTTCGCTGCATGATAAAAAACCGAGAAAGATATGGGCCCAAAAAATTAATGAAGACTGGAAACATCacattacaaaaaaaaaatagttcttgaacaaagaaaaatatcctaataaggagaaaattgaaattaaaatattttCCAAGAAATACAAAAATGAGGAAGGAGTAGTGAAATTCTAGTGAAGACAACAAACAGAGAGATTTGTAAGCCCATACAAGGAAAAATTACGATATGATAAATAATACATACAGTAAGTTAGcactttaaattaaaaataaaccTACATTTAACCTGattggcaaaaattgaaaattcatAGGAATACTGGAATACCAGACGTTACAGTTATTGAACAAGATATTTACATTGTATGAAATCATGTTATACACTGAAAGTAACCAAGAAAGTAAGTACTTTAACTGAATCAGCATATTACCTGATAGCGTACATGTAACTTAGAAGGGTCTAATGGGGAAAAGTTACATTAGTAAAAATAACGAAACTACAATGATAGAATAACTGCAAAAATCATGTCAGCCTACCGTCACAAACAAGACATGCAATTGTGAATCACAAACTATGCCGCTTCAGATCTATAATACAATAAACAAAATAACTGGGAAGCAAGTCTAGCAAACACTCAACCAATTTTCATGTTTTTCTCAAATAAACTAATTTTCATGTTACAAAAAACTACAAAAAAGTACCCCAGACCATGAGTCGTGCAATTATAAATGGAGATCAAAATCCACAACCATGCTTTCTACATCCAACAACCAAATATGATCAGTTTAGCGAATACCCTAACTCAACCTAGCTAAAAGCATATCGAGGCAGATAACACAAGCATGCATCCAAGGTCAAGTTACAAGAAAAGCAAAAGGAATGCAAACACTGACTCCCTAGAACAATATCATAAATGACAATATAAGAGAGGGAAATCTTTTTTCTAGATGGTGAGAGGACACTACTACAGTAGGAAAATGCCATTACACTTTCTTCCTCTGAAAATCGGTCCCTGAAACTATAAAAACTTAAACTGTAACTACGTCATTTGGTATGAGAATTAACTGAGCTTGTCCAATAAATCAAATATTTCTGCTAATAAACAAAAACAATGAAACATATTGTTATACAAGACACGACCTGATGGAAAAAAGGCAAGCAATGCGTATATCTCAGCTAGcataacaaaaataattatagaGGTTACATAGGTATACTGCATGCAACCATCCTCTAACTTGCAACATAATTATGCAGTAATAGAGTTATCGCTATCGGTGGTGATATTCAGTCCCAAATCCGAtgtttttaagattttttttttttgcaatcgATGAATGAACCCCCACATCTTTTCTGACTTGTGATGACGCCATGCGGCTTCAGTGGGAGTTGAATATGGGAATGTAGCAATTTACGGACCTATGCAGTTTGTGGGAGTCGAACTCACGATCTCACCCTTTAGCAAATatttcttaccatctcacctcacaGTCTTATCTGATGGCTATAgagtaatttattcttttgacctTTCCTGCTCAAATATTTGAATGAttatttgcatatatatatggatttaaatgaaaaagttatcaactgtaaagttgtacatctcatcgagagatacaatttttatatattatctccatccgacttcgtatgaaaaagtttgtctTCAATCTGTGCAGTGTTCgataaaacagccataac comes from the Phragmites australis chromosome 22, lpPhrAust1.1, whole genome shotgun sequence genome and includes:
- the LOC133905489 gene encoding uncharacterized protein LOC133905489 is translated as MRCCCRILAPLLSAGLFVLIYWAIFQPHHIRATVDSATLSNLTVSNGSSTAAVSYHLAISLSLYNPSVRVNIYYDTIDAQLRFRDAVIGPAANDTSPSEFYQRRKTTDVVKLEFAGRGVGVAGDVAGELEKEMKKGDGPVSLELDVHVRVRYVFRIFKLRQKPKIWCLLSIPVKAEGQGGGVGGALPPGDRCRVKY
- the LOC133905476 gene encoding NDR1/HIN1-like protein 3 encodes the protein MSGAAKGCCSGICGFILLGGFLVLIYWAPFQPHHIRATVDSATLSNLTVSAAAVSYHLAVSLSLYNPSVRVNIYYDTIDAQLRFRDAVIGPAANDTSPSEFYQRRKTTDVVKLEFAGRGVGVAGDVAGELEKEMKGDGPVTLELDVRVRVRYVFRAFKLRQKPRIRCSLSIPVKAKGRGGGVGGALTSGDRCRVKY